In Zingiber officinale cultivar Zhangliang chromosome 1A, Zo_v1.1, whole genome shotgun sequence, the DNA window atttaaactctctttttcaaaaatatttaaggttatttttcaaaaatagttaaaccaaAAACTTAActtcattttgaaaaatactttaacatttgaaactaacttaactccctttttctcccccttgattaatgccaaaaAAATTAGGTAACTTATTTATGTTTGggaatcctagagtccaagcataaaaaaaaattaagaacatatttaaaataatcaattattttaccgattttccatctcaccctttctaagttGTTAAATATGTTAAGCTTAAAAGTTTGTGTGAGATAGAGTTAGATATATTTTAAGTTGATTTCAAATTTTGAGAATTATTAAGCctgaatttaaaaatatttaagattgaatttataaaaattattttgagtttgagtttcaaaataattaagtttgaatttttttagaatatttgtgttttgagtaattaaattttaaaacttttaattaatatttgaaaacaattaaggttttaaaaaattaacatttgaaagtcaataaaattttaaaattaattattatttgaaattcatttctaatttaaaaattaattaacatataaaaataattaaatttgaataattaaatttgaaaaataattgagtttaaagaataattgaatttgaagattaataaaaatttaaaattaattaaagttttaaaattaattaattaaaaatttaaaattagttaatattttgaaattaattaagattttgaaattgattggtttgaattaggttctactaattctcaatttaaacctaaattcatctcacctttctagattttcaatcaggggaccttatgagttttgtgagatagttaatttaatctttaatttaaattcaaatctaaggattgatttatatttgagttagactaagatttggcaattagtcaattaaatatttatttcaataattgacttccaggctgtgacgaggcactagactttcttgaatattaaaacaacaaccacttctaggcaaacccttttaaagaaattaaatatttaatttttttttagaatccttggtctaactaaataAGTGTCTACTAAGCCTAAGTCTTTATCTATCCATTCTAAATTAAGCAATTAGTAATCATGAATGACATTTATCAGCATACACATGGTCATGGTAATTATGTATGGATCAACCCAGCCAAgcaattattggttaattttagGTTACAAGTTTGAGTTAACTTTTTAAGTTGAGTTTTAAGATAAAGTTATTAATTTATGgtttattgattagtttcataattaaaaggtactttattataacttggtttgtagagtttaagttttaccttagacttgtaacCCAAGTCTAAATTTTGTGAATTGGTTAAgttattaataatcttttctaatttatcaattttatcttttaaaatattatttttttactaattttctggaagttaattttttatttttattaaataattttgagttatacttatttagatttgaatcaactTCATTCAttgcattattagcatgcatatctaatttttgataGAAATCTAAACTAGAACAATCAGGATTAGTTAGAGTACCGACATGTGttgcaaaaattaaattttcatataatgtaaatttactACTCTTGATTTCTCCCCCtagattcttgggtcttctttctgggcattgactTTTGTAGTGACCCATCCGTTTGCACTTAAAGCATTTAATGTGCTCTTTCCCTTTCCGGACTCCTGGCATcgatttctccttctcctccggttGTGCTGTACGAATCTTACGAGTAGGGCACTGATTTATATGGtgtcctctctccctacacttaaaataaattatgtggaatttaaaatttaaatttataattttacctttagatccatgataggattctcccccttggcTGTTGCCATCTTGAATTCAGACTCAGATTCAGCTATATTTTCGTTGGCCACTAGTGCTATAAAATCGGTCTGACCCGATTTTTCTTAGTCTGATTCAAAGTTTGACTCTGGGGATTCATACTCAGATTCGAATTCAGGTTGGACTTGGTCTTCAGGTTTTGATGAAATCTCATAAAGCTCAATCCATTTTTTCTaaagctccttagcgttgttgaactttccaacccGATCAAGCTCTTTATTTGTTAGTCCACATAAGAGAGTACATGTCGCTTTTGCATAACTTTGATATTTCTatttgtttgtgcatcccacttgtcataggCGATGGGCATACCATCTTTGGTGAGGAGTACGAATCCGATCTGGATTATAATCCATGTCTCAACTTGGGTCTTTAGTTGAAACTCCATCTAATCTTTCTAGTACCTGAAATCCTCGCAGTAGAAGAGGGGGGGAGAATctcgcacacacaaaaataatgaaacttgttccaagacttagtcttcgattagtagtgcggtagaaaaataaaataagagtatttcactaattttgagaaaaattaataaaataataataataataaattataaaaaaaattatgacaaATTTGGTTAAATGCTATATTTCATCAACTTTGACTAatgatgaaaaattgaaaatggttttttttcaaaaaaaaatagaggggaaaaaacgaaaggtatagaaaaatgatatacaatttttttttaaaaaaaaaaaaccccctGCTCGATtgatggtttcaccaattcaaagtggcatcgctctaataccaattgtaggatcaatgcgcgctagaggggaggaatagcgctcatggctattttgcCTTTCTTTTCGGAAAGCACAGAATGAAACACAATGGAAGATAAAAACACAATCGCAaccacaagtaggatttacttgattcggagcctgtgataactcctactcaaaggcctgcgatcgttgatcgctttcattggacaatcactataagcttgaGAATTCTTTATAGAGATAACAATTACAAGTATTGAAATTAATAACAAAGTTTACCGACAATAAAGGATTAGCAGTTGTTTGTCGATTGTCGGAGCATCATTTGGACGTCGTCGAATCGTTTCGCAACAATGCATAAGAGAGTAAAAGTTGTTCAGTTTCAGTTATTCGAAGTGTTGGTCGAGGGTCCTTTTTATAGTAGAGTcgagtctgatccagatccactaatctcaggatcaggtttgactcgaagcttattggtcgaccgatccagctgttcaATCAACCAAACCTGCTGAACTCGCTTGGCTTTCAGTCCAGCTGCTGCTTCGGATGAGTTttcgttcggttgactgatcccaccgttcgatcgaccaatcatgCTTTTCCTGTTGGCTTATCTGGTCCGATCAACCTGGTCTGATTGAGTCAACGCCTATCCATTGTTCGATCGACTAAACCTGAGGTTTGATCGACTGATCCCTTAGTCGAAACTTAGCTGGAAGCTTATCTGATCTccagggttcagtcgaccgatcaaggtcgCAAACTTCAATCTGCaaaatgttagtttcctgcaaaacagagttagagaaATAGACAAATAGTATAAAATGTAACTTTGACAGTTCTCGGACTGTCTgattctgactttcagatttttcGAAAATCTTAGGTCAAACAGACGTCTACttttccctcttcggggaacacgtcctcatctatttctctcaggagaaattactttTTGTCAGATCGATCCTCTAAACCGTCTGGACTTTTGTTTAGCGTCTGAGACTCCAAAACTTTTTGCTGAACGTCCACCCCATAACCTGTCCAGACTTCCATCTGGTGTCTGCGATctccaagattttcacctagagtccttgactctaggatttcacccaaagttctCGACCCGTCAATACTTCGCATTGTCCCCCTGACTAGGACTTTGttacctaatcgcagctaggactttccacaactagggttacctccctctaggattttccacctgcctagaatctactaggacttttgcttaagaaCTCTTAAGACTTTCTTACAAACTCATTTACACTTATTAGATAATAAGATATCTTACCTTTTGAACTCTTTaccataattaaaatttatattcaatCGTCTGATACTTCCTGTACCAATAACATCAATAACTAAGATATGATACTAGTTGTTACGGACGAaaactattttattatatttttagaaatcaaTAAATGGTTGGCTTTATATAGGCCTTagattgaattttttaaaaaaaatccattttaATAACGTGGTGCAAGTCAAACTAAATCCTAATTAATAGGATTTATTGTAGTTGGCAATTTCAACTATTATCCCAACAAGAAGCATTGCTCAATCAAAAAAGTGCACGTCACTAATAGATCAATTAAGTGAATCAGAGTTAGTTGATTCCAAAACAAAGATTTGGTGGCTATTGGATAAACGGTTCTATCCAAGTGTGCATTCTTATGATCCAGGAAATAAGAAGTATGATTCTTTTTTGATGTTAGAGATTATATAGATTACCGATTTTGAAAATAAGGTAAATGTGAGGATCTAGATatctttttactattttttagtaatttttagattttttttttagtatttagtGTATTTATGGTgtttttggtatttttatttttatttttataatttttgataatttttatcttttttatatttttaaattttgtttcgtTTAACAATTTTAGGATTATgagtattttttctttttattaggATTCTTTTCCATTCTTTAGAAATAgaaattattactatttttttttcttttctttacaagattgaaattgagatttatatattagtatttattttctttttttacaaTATTAGAGTTGATATCTATATATtggaatttcctttttttaagtcTTAGATTTATAGTTTATATAAGAGTTATGTTTAGTTGTTTTAAAATAATCCTCTATTAataataaaactttttttttttagtaaaatCTAGAGAACAATGattttctctttgtttttttataggttctcttcttgctttattttcaattatctttgCTCGTTGGCTCGTAGGATAATCACTACTTTGCCTAGCGTTAAAGCCTAACAActactagtattttttttttggatttagtATTGGATGATTTTCCTCCTGTGCTACTACCTGATATTACTTTAAACTAACGAGTTCTTTTAAACTCGGGATGATTGATACAGGAggatttattgatttttttattatttttaataaattattaataattttttataatttttgaatttttttaatattttagatatttttttgataatttctatcttttatatGTTTAGATTGAGTCTGTTTAGATATTTTAGGATTACGAgtatgttaataatttttttttcctttacaaATTAAGAATTTGggtcttaggattttttttatttatttttaaagtttggaGTTTATATAAATAATTGTTTGAGTTGATATATGAGAGAGTTTTtgatttaataataatttttttgacaatgccatttttttttaatttctagaTATTTCTTTTCGAATCAaaagattatagaaaattatttctgATATTCATACGCAAATAAAAGCATTCGATAACTCCTAGGATAATCATTATCCCATACGAGTCACATGATTAAATGTAAACGTTTCAGAACTTAAGATAATTCTATGTCTGTTTTAACAATTTTGTTGTGCGATAAATGGTCCACTGATCACACTCTTCCGACCAAAAGAAAAATGAATTCGATTACTGATACAACCAAAATAGGAGAAACCAATtattacaaaatttctaaaattttcagaCAAAAGTTGGAAAAAAaacaattctaattttaatttgaagcaAAAACAAATACGAACGATCTTAAAAGGACAACTCATTGAGCCTTGGCAGCAGCGTGGCCGTGCCTCTGGCCACCTCTGGCGCACTTAGCGTGGACTGCAAGCGTGCCGGTTGACCCCGGACATGAGGCGTCCACCGAGTAGGCGGCAGCAGACACAGGCAAAACGCACGACGGTTTCCCCAAGCAGGCCTACACATGACATGACGACGGAATCAGTCTGATAATTCATCCAACAGCCAAAAACAAAATGCATGCCAGTACTCAAACGAACTGTACCTGCTCGACCACATTTTTGACGTTGGGCGAGTGGCAGTTACCGACCGTGAAGTTGCCGCAGATGCCACTGGGGTTTCCAAAGCTGGCAAAGACGATGGAACGGATGACCATCTTCTCCCTGCACTTCAAGTGAGCCTCTGGCTTGTTGCTGTTCTCCCCCGACGACGACCACGAATCCACCGGTGGGGGGTAGTTCTGGGAAACCAAAGTGCAAATGTTGTCTCTCTTCACTACCGTGATCTTGATGTCCTCCGGCTTCCCGCCCTGCTCCTCCAACACCACCATGAGGTTGTTTTGCGGCTTTAAGAAAGCCCGGGGAATGTGATACCTTGCATATCAACGAACGACAGAGTCACACAAGGCCGCATGTTTTGAAATTAAACAACGACAATAACAACCAAACAGATTAGATGTTTGCTAACATTGATTGAGAAGGTGTTCCGAGAGGGctaaggtagttaacccaataacgaccgatgcattGGCCGTTGATCCACACCAAGCCTTTGCCCATAGAGCTCATGTCCAAAGAGACTGGGTCATTTCCAGAGGGACCATCAAAGTATTTCTGAAAGGGTTGTATCATGAGAGATTGATTATTTGAAAAGAAAAAGGGTACACTAAATTTACCTTGTACCAAGTGATTGGAATATCACTCGTAGCTTCTACCCACTTGACGCCATTCATTTTTTCTTCTTGGAAAATACCCAATTTCTCTCCGGTTAATCCCACCTGACAAACAAACAACTCACAAcacaatcatttttttaaaaaaaaaatgaattgttTAAGATTGTTAATGTGTGAATTAATCACCTGGTGCTTCCACATGCTCTGTGACAAGTCCAGAGTGCCGGCGTTGAGGCCTTGGATGGTGACAGTATGCAGGCCAGCAACTCTGTGTTCCAGGTAGGGTCCACTATCCTACAACGCATGTATTGCATGAATATTGAAGAATAAATAaggaatttatttattattagacGAGAGTAGTCAATTAAGAACATAATTTACCGGCATTCCCACTGTTAATCCCAAGATTGCGATGCGGTTGCCTCCGGGCCTCAAACTGATTTGCTTTTTGAAGACAAAACTCTTCTCAATTTTTGTTCCATGAGCAGATCCTGGAAACATTTGTGTTCAGTTTATCATCATTAAGTGATCTCTCTTTAATCAGTCACGCATCATGATGATTTGAAAGAAATAAACACTTTCTAGTCATAATTCTTAAAACCTTTGAAGTAAGAAGATCTTACCCATGTATTCTCCATTGACGAAGGTGTGTATGACATGGCCAAGACATGAAACTTGGATCACGGGATGAATGTCATGTCGGAAAGGCATGTCCTTATCGTCTAGCAAGAAGCTGCACTTGGGGGAACACAAGAAACAATTGTTACATCAGTTTAGCTTGACTTACATATCTTCAaatgtatatatatgtttaagACGAAATTACCTTGTTGTGTACCAAAGATAATCTGTGGTGTCCTTGGTCATGTTATACAGTTCCAAGGGCCCCTGAGATTTGATACCCTTAGCAGTAGGTATCGGTTCTTGGTACATCTCCCACTTCTTGTTGTTATTAGCATCCTTTGACAAATCAAATGTCCTGGCATTGTGCTGAGAGTTAATCTGCAGAAGCAGACAAAAGAGACAAAATCATCGGTCAAGCACGATGTTAAACAGCAAAGTCCTTGATGGTAGTCTGCCTCGAGTTGTTCCTTAGTTTATGATTTCACAGCCAAATTACCCGCTGATTGTTGTACACCACAGTCTTGCAATCTGGGAGGATGCTGATGGAGTGGCGAGGGAGGAAGTAATCGACACCCCTAAACTTCAAAGTTCCATCAAACTTTGTGTTGGTGTTTGTGAGGAAGGCGACACAAACTTTGTTCTCTGGTATCTCATACAACCTAGCCTGCCAAATCCAAGAGCTGATGATGTTACTTGAacatgtttttcttttcttttcgacAAAGCAATTCAAAGGTTAGCAAATTATCATCACAGAGCTGATGATGTTACTTAATTTTACCTCAAGGTCAGGGCTAAACTTCTGCAAAGAGTAAGTTCCCCCAAGCAACCCTTTACTGCATAGCTTCAGTGCGGCATGCAAGTCCCTCAGATGGCCCCATTTAGGCTCCTTCTGCAGGCCTGCATTGCCACAAAACCATAAAAGATCCATTTCATCCTGATCAGAAAACCTCAGAGTAGAATCTAAGATCCAACTGATTACCATATTCATCGAGAGGGCCTTCATCATAGTATCTAGTCATCACAAAAGATGCTCCTGTCCTCCCAAAATTAGTTCCTCCATGATACTAAACGAAAAACACAGCTGAATTGTGTGAGATTTAACAATCTTAATGCAACATCAACAAGCCATATGTCCGAGTGCATACCATGTAGTAGTTAACCAGTGAGCCATTCTTCGAGAAGAAGCGTGCCACCGAGTACGCGAGATCCTCTGCTGCTCTCTGAGAAGGTGGATCACCAAACACTCTATACCTGGATTGCCCGAAAAGGATAAAAAAAGACTGAATTTTTCTTAATGAACTGAAAGGGCTAATTCATGCAGATGTTAACTCACTGAGCAGTCCAGTTCTCCGTCCAAAGAGAAGGCTTGGTGGGACTGTTCGGCCCCATAAAAGTGTCTCCGCAGTTCCTTCCATTGCACGAATTGATCTAAAAAAGTTCCTCATTAATGAGATTCGTATTGAAAATCTCGAGCAAAATTAGAagaaatcatcatcatcatcatcattaccACTGAGCCGGGAGCATCGTTCTGCTTGCACATCACCCACGGAACGCCCACCTGGAGGCCGACGGCCATCTCGGCGGCCCACTTTATGTAGTCGACGGAGCCGGGGAAGGCTCGTGCTATGTTGTTGTACTCATTCTCGATCTGTCGGGTCACCGAATTAGTTGAACAACACCGAGAAAGCAGTTTGAAGACTGAATTAATTACTACCTGAGCAAGAACGATGGGACCTCCTTGAGAGGCAAATAACTTCTCGTCCTTCAGTTTTTGCACGGCCATCTTTACAAATCTCTCCATGTGTGTCTGCAACATAGACACTCATATTTTTATTTAACCTGTTTTCCACGATCGATGAGATTGAGAAGAAATGATAATTAATCACCTTGAAGGGTTCATTATCTGTCCTGAAGGTGATGTCAGGAACCTCCCTGAGCCAGTAGGGGAGCCCTCTGCGTGCAATAAGACAAATTAGACAATAATTTGATcatgaaaatttaataaaatttggcTATAATTAGTTTACCCATGATTCCATTCCCCTTGGACGAATGGCCCAAACCTCACTGTGACATACAACCCTGCAGATTGCACCAGCTTGATAAATTTGATCAAGTCACAATTACCCTCGTAATTAAACTGCTCCAGTCGAAGAAGACAAGCAATTAAAATCACATTGATTATCAATAAATAGCTAGTTAGAATGCAAATTAAATAATTACCTGGCCATACACAGGCTCATGGGCGTTCCAGAAGACATATGTCTCGATCATATTTAATCCTCCCTCCTTAGCCTTCGCGATGAGATCGTGCCACATCTAATAATAACACTACCCATTAATAAAGACTGGATAATGATAATCTAAAGTAATTAACACTAAGAATGGTAGCAAATTAAACCTGTGGTGTGCTTCGAGGATAATGAATTGATCCAGAGAAAAATAATTCTCTTTTTCCATCGATGAGTAAAGAACGACCATCATAAGTAACTTCTCCCTTTGAACTATTCGCGATGCTCGCGAGAAATATGAGAAAGAAAGCGATGAAAGCTTGAGATGGTTTAGCCTTAGATGAGACGAGCATGGCTCTTAGAGCTACTATTGTATGCATGGAGGAGATATGTGAACTAATTAAGATTGCCTTTTTTTCTTAAAGTCGAAACGAATTGACCATTTTAAAGAGAAAGAATAAAAGAGGAAGGTCAAAGCGCGATTACTTTCTTTCAATG includes these proteins:
- the LOC122011343 gene encoding beta-galactosidase 11-like — protein: MWHDLIAKAKEGGLNMIETYVFWNAHEPVYGQFNYEGNCDLIKFIKLVQSAGLYVTVRFGPFVQGEWNHGGLPYWLREVPDITFRTDNEPFKTHMERFVKMAVQKLKDEKLFASQGGPIVLAQIENEYNNIARAFPGSVDYIKWAAEMAVGLQVGVPWVMCKQNDAPGSVINSCNGRNCGDTFMGPNSPTKPSLWTENWTAQYRVFGDPPSQRAAEDLAYSVARFFSKNGSLVNYYMYHGGTNFGRTGASFVMTRYYDEGPLDEYGLQKEPKWGHLRDLHAALKLCSKGLLGGTYSLQKFSPDLEARLYEIPENKVCVAFLTNTNTKFDGTLKFRGVDYFLPRHSISILPDCKTVVYNNQRINSQHNARTFDLSKDANNNKKWEMYQEPIPTAKGIKSQGPLELYNMTKDTTDYLWYTTSFLLDDKDMPFRHDIHPVIQVSCLGHVIHTFVNGEYMGSAHGTKIEKSFVFKKQISLRPGGNRIAILGLTVGMPDSGPYLEHRVAGLHTVTIQGLNAGTLDLSQSMWKHQVGLTGEKLGIFQEEKMNGVKWVEATSDIPITWYKKYFDGPSGNDPVSLDMSSMGKGLVWINGQCIGRYWVNYLSPLGTPSQSMYHIPRAFLKPQNNLMVVLEEQGGKPEDIKITVVKRDNICTLVSQNYPPPVDSWSSSGENSNKPEAHLKCREKMVIRSIVFASFGNPSGICGNFTVGNCHSPNVKNVVEQACLGKPSCVLPVSAAAYSVDASCPGSTGTLAVHAKCARGGQRHGHAAAKAQ